Proteins encoded within one genomic window of Cyprinus carpio isolate SPL01 chromosome B22, ASM1834038v1, whole genome shotgun sequence:
- the LOC109091377 gene encoding amphoterin-induced protein 3-like isoform X1 — MLCAQGVAAPLMLSYLLLQLVRANLPSGCLIASDILSCTNLGLDQVPEELPVMVATLDFNHNRLERLEEGSFAGLPNLDTIRLAHNQLSRLTPGTFRNTSNIRHLDLSSNQLNIIEEHYFQELVGIKELLLYNNHIVRVESKALSGLSNLQKAYLSHNRLTDFPFFSIQEHPNLTTLDLSSNRMPNLPVKDIEALKEKIQNGLFLHNNSLICECSMYSLFKQWEYRGFTSVTDFWEEHTCLIYGEQRAMVRFLKHVRYFANCKIKPPVKKVSMEAYAGESVMLDCITSLKGKHLNYSWVCDRYGYIAPPFSNNTLRMHSNGSLEILALQRNDSGVYLCMVQNHQESSNDSLEVNVTVRIHHQEDESFNTGFTTLLGCVVSLILVLMYLFLTPCRCWCRKQHIPATPNLANECSAQSSILTPTPPATTEGPGRKVSNNKHVVFLEPIKEAQNGRLQAALTLDYPKLAVTRSDADSVTSVFSDTTIVP; from the coding sequence ATGCTGTGTGCTCAGGGTGTGGCCGCACCCCTAATGCTGAGCTATCTTCTGCTGCAGCTAGTCAGAGCCAATCTACCTTCTGGCTGCCTGATTGCATCCGATATCCTGAGCTGCACCAACCTTGGCCTCGATCAAGTCCCGGAAGAGTTGCCTGTAATGGTCGCGACTCTGGACTTCAATCATAACCGCTTAGAACGTCTTGAGGAGGGTAGCTTCGCTGGTCTGCCCAATCTCGACACCATACGGTTAGCCCACAATCAGCTGAGCAGACTCACTCCTGGAACCTTCCGGAATACAAGCAACATACGCCATCTGGACCTTTCCTCCAATCAACTGAACATTATAGAGGAACACTACTTTCAAGAGTTAGTAGGAATCAAGGAGTTACTCCTTTACAACAACCACATAGTGAGGGTAGAAAGCAAAGCCCTGAGTGGTTTGAGTAACCTGCAAAAAGCCTACTTAAGCCATAACAGACTGACAGATTTCCCCTTCTTTTCTATTCAAGAACATCCCAATCTCACGACTCTGGATCTAAGTTCGAACCGTATGCCCAACCTTCCCGTCAAAGACATCGAAGCTCTAAAGGAAAAGATACAGAATGGGTTGTTCCTGCACAACAATAGCCTAATTTGTGAGTGCTCCATGTACAGCCTGTTTAAACAATGGGAGTACAGGGGTTTTACCTCAGTGACAGATTTTTGGGAGGAGCATACTTGCTTGATTTACGGTGAGCAACGTGCTATGGTGCGTTTTCTCAAGCATGTACGATACTTTGCGAATTGCAAAATAAAACCTCCAGTAAAGAAAGTTAGCATGGAGGCATATGCTGGGGAATCAGTGATGTTAGATTGTATAACATCATTAAAGGGAAAGCATCTCAACTATTCGTGGGTATGCGACCGTTACGGATACATTGCTCCTCCTTTTAGTAACAATACGCTGCGAATGCATTCAAATGGTTCTTTGGAAATCTTGGCCCTACAAAGAAACGACTCTGGGGTGTACTTGTGCATGGTTCAAAACCATCAAGAGTCAAGCAACGATTCTCTTGAAGTTAATGTTACCGTGAGGATCCATCATCAAGAGGACGAATCCTTTAACACTGGCTTTACGACCCTTCTGGGCTGCGTTGTCAGTCTGATTTTGGTCCTTATGTACCTCTTCTTGACACCCTGTCGCTGCTGGTGTCGCAAACAGCATATACCAGCAACACCGAATCTTGCGAACGAATGCAGTGCCCAGTCGTCTATCCTGACACCCACGCCACCTGCCACCACGGAGGGCCCCGGCCGTAAGGTCAGTAACAACAAGCATGTGGTCTTTCTGGAACCCATCAAGGAGGCACAGAATGGGAGGCTGCAGGCAGCACTGACCCTTGATTATCCCAAGCTGGCAGTAACACGGAGCGATGCTGACTCTGTCACTTCCGTCTTCTCAGATACCACTATTGTGCCATAG
- the LOC109091377 gene encoding amphoterin-induced protein 3-like isoform X2: MLCAQGVAAPLMLSYLLLQLVRANLPSGCLIASDILSCTNLGLDQVPEELPVMVATLDFNHNRLERLEEGSFAGLPNLDTIRLAHNQLSRLTPGTFRNTSNIRHLDLSSNQLNIIEEHYFQELVGIKELLLYNNHIVRVESKALSGLSNLQKAYLSHNRLTDFPFFSIQEHPNLTTLDLSSNRMPNLPVKDIEALKEKIQNGLFLHNNSLICECSMYSLFKQWEYRGFTSVTDFWEEHTCLIYGEQRAMVRFLKHVRYFANCKIKPPVKKVSMEAYAGESVMLDCITSLKGKHLNYSWVCDRYGYIAPPFSNNTLRMHSNGSLEILALQRNDSGVYLCMVQNHQESSNDSLEVNVTVRIHHQEDESFNTGFTTLLGCVVSLILVLMYLFLTPCRCWCRKQHIPATPNLANECSAQSSILTPTPPATTEGPGRKMCQSRPAVTQQPLAPDIRTTHAFPQ, encoded by the coding sequence ATGCTGTGTGCTCAGGGTGTGGCCGCACCCCTAATGCTGAGCTATCTTCTGCTGCAGCTAGTCAGAGCCAATCTACCTTCTGGCTGCCTGATTGCATCCGATATCCTGAGCTGCACCAACCTTGGCCTCGATCAAGTCCCGGAAGAGTTGCCTGTAATGGTCGCGACTCTGGACTTCAATCATAACCGCTTAGAACGTCTTGAGGAGGGTAGCTTCGCTGGTCTGCCCAATCTCGACACCATACGGTTAGCCCACAATCAGCTGAGCAGACTCACTCCTGGAACCTTCCGGAATACAAGCAACATACGCCATCTGGACCTTTCCTCCAATCAACTGAACATTATAGAGGAACACTACTTTCAAGAGTTAGTAGGAATCAAGGAGTTACTCCTTTACAACAACCACATAGTGAGGGTAGAAAGCAAAGCCCTGAGTGGTTTGAGTAACCTGCAAAAAGCCTACTTAAGCCATAACAGACTGACAGATTTCCCCTTCTTTTCTATTCAAGAACATCCCAATCTCACGACTCTGGATCTAAGTTCGAACCGTATGCCCAACCTTCCCGTCAAAGACATCGAAGCTCTAAAGGAAAAGATACAGAATGGGTTGTTCCTGCACAACAATAGCCTAATTTGTGAGTGCTCCATGTACAGCCTGTTTAAACAATGGGAGTACAGGGGTTTTACCTCAGTGACAGATTTTTGGGAGGAGCATACTTGCTTGATTTACGGTGAGCAACGTGCTATGGTGCGTTTTCTCAAGCATGTACGATACTTTGCGAATTGCAAAATAAAACCTCCAGTAAAGAAAGTTAGCATGGAGGCATATGCTGGGGAATCAGTGATGTTAGATTGTATAACATCATTAAAGGGAAAGCATCTCAACTATTCGTGGGTATGCGACCGTTACGGATACATTGCTCCTCCTTTTAGTAACAATACGCTGCGAATGCATTCAAATGGTTCTTTGGAAATCTTGGCCCTACAAAGAAACGACTCTGGGGTGTACTTGTGCATGGTTCAAAACCATCAAGAGTCAAGCAACGATTCTCTTGAAGTTAATGTTACCGTGAGGATCCATCATCAAGAGGACGAATCCTTTAACACTGGCTTTACGACCCTTCTGGGCTGCGTTGTCAGTCTGATTTTGGTCCTTATGTACCTCTTCTTGACACCCTGTCGCTGCTGGTGTCGCAAACAGCATATACCAGCAACACCGAATCTTGCGAACGAATGCAGTGCCCAGTCGTCTATCCTGACACCCACGCCACCTGCCACCACGGAGGGCCCCGGCCGTAAG